TAACTCAGTGGAGAGGTGAGAAAAGGATCAAAGTAAGATCGTGGGAACCATTTAAGCAACTATTTGGAAAAAATGATTATGCGAATAGGTGGAAGAATATAAACACCTATAGTATTAAAGTAAAAGATGCTGACAAAATAAAAAAAATATTTAGTTAAATCACACACATACAATATATTATGCTCTATATCGGTACTATATAGTATCTATATAGAGCTTTTTTATTGCCCTTTTGTGCCCAACTTTGTGATGTGAATAAATAACAGGCTTGCAGCCATAAAATAACGGATATGGAAGATGTAAAAAATCAGTTAGACAGAATCGAAAGAAACACATTGTTGGCTTCAAAAAAAGTACTGACGATAGAAGACGTAGTGGCACTCACCGGCTTAAGCCGCTCATACTTGTACAAGTTAACAAGTTGCCACAAAATTCCTCATTATCGACCAAGAGGTAAGCAGCTTTATTTCGATAGAGAGGAGGTTGAAAATTGGCTTAAGAGGAACCGGGTGGAAACCGTAGATGAGACAGACAGAAAGGCAACTAATTATGTGGTAACAGGAAGGAGGCCAGGATGAAACCAAAAGAAGAAGCCCCCGGACGGCTGGAACCGTCACAGGGGCAAAATGATTTGTCCACGTGTGTGTGTGAGAGCAAAGATAGAATAAAACTTTCTAAACGCCAAAAGAAAGTTTATGATCTATTGTTAACCGGAAAATACAGCGTTACAGACATCACTATTAAGTTAGGGTATGCAGACCCAAGATCATACGTTAAAACCCTAAGAGACAAAGGAATAACTATAAATGATCAATGGGTAGAAAAGCAAAATGTAAGGTACAAGTTATATTATATCACACCACAGAAAACCAATATCCAAGACATTCAGACAGTTGGTGAAATAATTCAGTCCGACTTTAAAAATCTTTTTGAAAGAAATTATGATTGAAGATGCAAAAAAATTACTCATAGATAGATACGGGTTGAATAAAGAAATTCACACCAAACATAACAATATTTTCGAGGGTGAATCCCTTGTATTGATTGAAAGCTTGCTAACCGGACAGCTGAAGCTAAAGCCTAAAAGGCGATAATCAATTGTATATATAAAATTTTAGATATGAAAAGAGACGGGATTATAATATATGTACAACAATATGAAGCAATAAAGGATTTATCGCAATCAGACAAAGGGTTATTACTTGATGCGATTTTCCATTACCATATTACTGGAGAAGTGATGCAAGAATTACCTCCAATGGTACTAATGGCATTCACTTTTATCAGAACATCAATAGATTCAAATACAAGAAAATATGAAGCTATTGTTGAACGTAATAGGGAAAACGGGAAAAAGGGAGGGAGACCAAGAAACCCAAATAACCCAAGTGAACCCAAAAAACCCACTGGGTTAAAAAAAACCCAAGCTAACCCAAATAACCCAAGTGAACCCAAAAAAGCCGATACAGATACAGTCACAGATACAGTCAAAGATAAAAAAATAAAAACAGAGAGTATTGATGATTTATTTTCTAATGAAAATGTTCTTTTAAAACCTATAGTATCTGAATGGATTGCTTATAAAAAAGAAATTAAAGATCCATATAAAACGGTAAGGGGTATGAAAGCATTTGTAAAGGAACTTCAAAAACTTTCAAATAATGATCCTAAGGTCGCAAAAGAGATAACTGAGCGATCAATGGCTAATAATTGGAAAGGAATATTCGAACTTAATAATAACGGAAATGGCAAAACAGCGATCACAACAAGCCGTGCAAGGCAAAAACTCGATTAACGACACATATGTAATGCCACACAGTCCGGAGGCTGAAAAAGCAACAATAGGAGCGTTATTATCAGAGAAAACAGCGATATATGAAGTTATGGACTTCCTTAAACCCGATATGTTCTATGATGAGCATTTGAATGAGATCTACAGTGTAATACTTGAAATTGAATCACATTCAGATGTTGATCTTATAACAGTGTCTGAGGGGCTAAAGAAGCGGAAAAGTAAAGTAGAAGTATATCAATTAGCTGAACTTTCAGACATAACAACCTCTGCAATTCACATTAAAACTCATGCAATGATAGTCTTTCAGGACTATATGCGCAGAATGTTGATGATGAAATGCGCACAAACCCTGAATGATTCTAAAGATATGAGCGTAGATGTGGATGATCTGATCAGCAATCATATTTACGAAGTTGAGAATCTATCTGATATTACTGATGTGGGGGTTACTATATCAATTGACAAACTGGCAGTTGAGGCTTACAAAGAATATCAGGAAAGGGAGAAAAGAGCAAAGGAGGGGCACCCGGTAGGAATCCACACCGGATTAAAAAAGCTTGATAATGTACTTCACGGATTTCAAAAAGGATGTGTTTATGTGTTAGCTGCACGTCCGGGAATGGGCAAGACAGCGTTTTTGCTCAATTGTGCAAGAAAAACAGCAGAGAAAGGCAACAATGTATTAATTTTCTCTTTGGAGATGCCTAAAGTTGCTTTAATGAACCGTATGGCAATCGCTCATTCAGGGATCAACTCAGAGGCATTCAAAGAGGGTAGGCTATCACAGGAAGAGTACATTAGTTTGGCAGAATCTTTAGAGCAACTCTCACAATTACCAATATCAATTAATGATACAGCTTCTATTTCAGTTCAGCAGATACGGTCTCAAGCAAAGAAGATGAAAAGAAAAGGTAAATGTGATCTAATAATGATAGATTACCTACAATTAATAGATATGCACCAACTGAAAGGTAAAACAACAAATGATGAGGTTTCAGCTTGTTCAAGAGCAATTAAGATAATGGCAAAGGATCTGAATGTTCCTGTAATACTTTTATCACAGCTAAACAGAAGTGTTGAGAGTAGAGCCGACAAAGTGCCTTTATTATCAGATCTAAGAGATAGTGGAGCCATTGAACAAGATGCTGATGCGGTCCTATTCATTCACAGACCATCATATTATGATGATAATGCTGATAGAAATTTAGGTCAAATTATGATTGAAAAGAACAGAGAGGGGCGCACCGGAAACATTGATTTTTGGGTAGACGATTGCATCACCAATTTTAAAGATGAAGCACCTTCAGGAAGTTATTCAAACAGTTATAAATCTCATTATGAGGTAGAAGAAGAAACACCATTTTAAAATAATAATATGGGAATATTTGAGCAAACAAATAGCAGGATAAACCTTCTCAATAAGATCAAACAGCAGAAAGAAGCTATAAGTAAGGGTTTGAAAATTGAATGGGAAACAGACCCCGATAAGATGAAGTTTGAAAATTTGAGATCATATGGTGGATGGCAAAGAGAGTTTAATTCTGAAATTCTGAGAGTTGAGGAGTACAATTTAACATTACACCCATATACAGATATATTTACAGGTGATATAAAGTCTCACGTGGAAATGATTGACATCCTTTTAAATGGCGGGAAATTGATACCACCATCCAAGACCGAAGTATATTCGATAGTTGACGGTGAAGAAAAAATAGTGATGCCCTCCGATACTTTAGGATTGTTTGATGGAAACCACAGATGCAACCTTGCTAAATATTTCGGATTGGATACTGTTCCGGTCGTAGTTTTTAAAGTGAATGACGGATATCGGTTTACACCAGAGAAATGGACTTTTGAGGGACCACGTATAAGAGAAGAATATAAAACAGAATCTGGAATGTCCTGGACTGAATATAACGGGGTTAAAGCGATTTCCAAGGAGACTGGTAAAGTATTTACTTTTAAAGAAGGATCTTCATATATAGATAATTCAGATACTGATTATCTGGCTATTCATGTTTATAGGTAATTACAGAGCATTTGTACAGAATGCAATACCAATAACTGAGACAAAAAAAGTAAAAGATCAAATAACTATTCACAATTAAATATTAAAAATTATGTATAGCAGAACCCTAATAGATAGAATTCAATCAAGCCATTTTAAAGCCGTTTAAAAGCTTTAGTTGTTTTTGTGGGAAGTTATGCCAGTTTGCGGTTAATGTTCTTAAATTAGCGACGTAGTGAAGCCAGAGGGCATAATTTTAATGATATAATATATTCCAATGGAAATAAAAATTAATAATTACGTTAAGAAACATATAGGCCGGTTACTATTGCAAGAAAAGCAAATAAATTATTTTCTTAAATAAGATATAAAGCAAAAGTTTAAAGAATATTTTTAAATAAGTGTATATGAAAAAGTTGACAGCTAGACAAGAAAAATTTTGCTATGAGTATGTGATAGATTTGAATGCTACACAAGCTGCACTAAGAGCCGGGTATTCAGAGAAAACAGCCTATTCAAGTGGCAGTAGGTTGTTGAAAAATGTTGAAATTCAAAAGTTTATACAAACATTACAGGCCGACCTGGAGAAAACAGCAGGTATCACAGCCTTAAAAGTTTTGAAAGAACATAAAAAGATTGCGTTTAGTGATACAAGTATGATCCGGGAGGGATGGATGACCTTAAAGGCCTACAAAGAACTCCCAAAGGAAATTAAAGACTGTATTCAGGAAGTAGCAACGAGGGAGACGAAATACGGAAATGAAATAAAAATTAAATTCTATGACAAACAAAAATCTTTAGATAGTATCAGTAAAATATTAGGATTTGAAGCACCTACTAAGATTGAGCAGAAAATAGATTTTGACAGTTTGACAGATGAACAAGTAAATTCATTAATTGCAAAAATGACTGAATGATTATGAAACAAAGAATTTTAGCAAAGGATAAGAAGATCATTATTTCAGGACTGAAAACAGGAACCTTTAATATTACAGAATTGAACCACCTAACAAGGGGAATTGCGGATCATTCCGGAGACATTGAGTTATTCGGTAAAGTTGAGGTTGCCTTAACTATGGACGATAAGAGAAATCTGTTAAAGTCGCTTAGAAGTGGCTATATAGATTTTGAGTTGATACCGGATCTTTTTGAGAAAATAAAAGAGAATTTTTTCCTGAGGGTGATGATTGAAAGTACTTCAATTGAAAGCTGAGGCAAAATGCGATAATAGCAAAAATATCTTTTTAACGCCAAAAAATCAGAAAACGGATGCAAAACGACCAAAATAAGCAGTTTCGTGAACAATTTTCTAATATTACGGAACGGTTAAATTTGACGATTTGTAAAGAATAAATCGATTACATTGATTATCAGACAGGTGGTGAATTACAGTGATTATATAATTATCATTATGTTTAATATTAATTATTTAAATTGAGATTATGAGTAACGAAACAGACAGAGTGGAGAAGCTTTTGAACCTTGTAGAGAAACAGTCGGAGAAGTTTGATGCACTTCTCGCCAAAATAGAAGAAGCGAGTAAAAAGGAACCCGCAGAAGATCCGGAAGAGCTGGCGAAAAAGAAGGCTGATAAAGATGAGGCTGATTTCATACAGCTTATGAAGGACATTAACAAAGAGTAAACCTATTAACAGCGAAAATTATGGAGAAAAAATACTGGTGAAGTTTTACGAAAGTGAAGCAGCTAAGCAGATCAATTATTTGAAGATATCATTGACAGATCTACAGATGATTTTCAACGAAGTTACAAAGATCATCAAAGGGAAGGACCCGGTTACTATTGAAGAACTGGGGAATATGATCATTCCAGATATTATTAACATCCCGCCAAAAAGACCGAAGCCGAACGAGGACTATATTATTGAATTTGTAAGAAGCAGGATTGCCGAAGATTTCAAGGGCTTGCCGATCAAAAAGGAGATGATTGAAATACCAGCTATTGATGGTATTGTTGATTCAATCCTGAGGGCTAACAGCCATTTACCGGGCTTCATTTACAATAATAGTTTTGAAATTCAAAAGGGAAAGGTAGTAATCCGGGATGGAGTGGAGGAATCCATTATTGAATCATTCAAAGTCTACGCCGAATCGCCAGACCAGATCAAGCGGTTTAAATCCGTTCAAAAGCTGGCCGATGCGATGAATGAAATAGGAAATTATCTGAGTGTAAATCCTACATTTGGGGTGAAGCTATTCATCCAGGGGCAAATGGAATATTTCCTGGAGTACGATGAAAATGGAGATGTGGTGCCAACTGACTATTTTATTAAGACAGGGAACGCACCCTTTAAATGCCGTGAGGTTCATGTAGTGATGTAGAATCCACAGCAGGGAGCCACAGGAGGAACAAGGTCAGGCAACATATGGAGCTTATGAAAAAATCACACAAGATCAGGCAGACAGGATTGACGGTAAACTTACCGGTGTTCACATAAACACAGGGGTTGAGTACAACTACCTGTACAGCGTTCCCGATAATCAAACCGGGCACCTGGTTGGGGTGAAGGTGAAGTTTTAATTTGGTCAATTGATATGAATTTACTTACTTTGAGAAAAAATAGGAGTATGAAAGATTTATCAAGTCCTGGGTTTTGTATAACAATAGATTTTGACAAGAAATCTGAAAATCCGTCTCGTGTTTTTCAGACCATGACAGATATTATCAACTCATTCCAGAATCTTGACAGAGATTTGATAAATGGAATTAATTCGCAGTTAGACCCCGTTATTCTGCTCGAAGATATTCAATCCGGATCAATGAAGACGTGGTTGATT
This window of the Lascolabacillus massiliensis genome carries:
- a CDS encoding DUF6291 domain-containing protein, whose protein sequence is MKRDGIIIYVQQYEAIKDLSQSDKGLLLDAIFHYHITGEVMQELPPMVLMAFTFIRTSIDSNTRKYEAIVERNRENGKKGGRPRNPNNPSEPKKPTGLKKTQANPNNPSEPKKADTDTVTDTVKDKKIKTESIDDLFSNENVLLKPIVSEWIAYKKEIKDPYKTVRGMKAFVKELQKLSNNDPKVAKEITERSMANNWKGIFELNNNGNGKTAITTSRARQKLD
- a CDS encoding helix-turn-helix transcriptional regulator produces the protein MEDVKNQLDRIERNTLLASKKVLTIEDVVALTGLSRSYLYKLTSCHKIPHYRPRGKQLYFDREEVENWLKRNRVETVDETDRKATNYVVTGRRPG
- a CDS encoding ParB N-terminal domain-containing protein, which encodes MGIFEQTNSRINLLNKIKQQKEAISKGLKIEWETDPDKMKFENLRSYGGWQREFNSEILRVEEYNLTLHPYTDIFTGDIKSHVEMIDILLNGGKLIPPSKTEVYSIVDGEEKIVMPSDTLGLFDGNHRCNLAKYFGLDTVPVVVFKVNDGYRFTPEKWTFEGPRIREEYKTESGMSWTEYNGVKAISKETGKVFTFKEGSSYIDNSDTDYLAIHVYR
- a CDS encoding terminase small subunit, coding for MKKLTARQEKFCYEYVIDLNATQAALRAGYSEKTAYSSGSRLLKNVEIQKFIQTLQADLEKTAGITALKVLKEHKKIAFSDTSMIREGWMTLKAYKELPKEIKDCIQEVATRETKYGNEIKIKFYDKQKSLDSISKILGFEAPTKIEQKIDFDSLTDEQVNSLIAKMTE
- the dnaB gene encoding replicative DNA helicase yields the protein MAKQRSQQAVQGKNSINDTYVMPHSPEAEKATIGALLSEKTAIYEVMDFLKPDMFYDEHLNEIYSVILEIESHSDVDLITVSEGLKKRKSKVEVYQLAELSDITTSAIHIKTHAMIVFQDYMRRMLMMKCAQTLNDSKDMSVDVDDLISNHIYEVENLSDITDVGVTISIDKLAVEAYKEYQEREKRAKEGHPVGIHTGLKKLDNVLHGFQKGCVYVLAARPGMGKTAFLLNCARKTAEKGNNVLIFSLEMPKVALMNRMAIAHSGINSEAFKEGRLSQEEYISLAESLEQLSQLPISINDTASISVQQIRSQAKKMKRKGKCDLIMIDYLQLIDMHQLKGKTTNDEVSACSRAIKIMAKDLNVPVILLSQLNRSVESRADKVPLLSDLRDSGAIEQDADAVLFIHRPSYYDDNADRNLGQIMIEKNREGRTGNIDFWVDDCITNFKDEAPSGSYSNSYKSHYEVEEETPF